One window of Gloeothece citriformis PCC 7424 genomic DNA carries:
- a CDS encoding phage tail protein — protein MADNGRGMKSPSWVDERVLNYLSANRFYVEIKSEIKACFSECSGVGVQIEKEVYLEGGVNDQQRVFLKQAKFNDITLKRGITDDMIFWQWISQVLKGEPKQRQNVRILVFNQAGETLQSWTLIGAIPIGWKAPSLQANSNTVAIEELTLTYEGLNIQSEKSDSPKSNLEGQERGPQGYFESN, from the coding sequence ATGGCAGATAATGGGAGGGGAATGAAAAGTCCTTCATGGGTGGATGAGAGGGTTTTAAATTATCTGAGTGCTAATCGTTTTTATGTAGAAATTAAAAGTGAGATTAAAGCTTGTTTTAGTGAATGTTCTGGGGTGGGTGTACAAATAGAAAAAGAGGTGTATTTAGAAGGGGGAGTCAACGATCAGCAGCGAGTTTTTTTGAAGCAAGCTAAGTTTAATGATATTACTTTAAAACGAGGAATTACCGATGATATGATCTTTTGGCAATGGATTAGTCAAGTTTTGAAAGGAGAACCGAAACAACGACAAAATGTCAGGATTTTAGTGTTTAATCAAGCGGGAGAAACGCTTCAAAGTTGGACATTAATTGGGGCTATTCCGATCGGATGGAAAGCTCCCTCATTACAAGCTAATTCAAATACAGTAGCGATCGAAGAATTAACGTTAACTTATGAAGGACTCAATATTCAATCGGAAAAATCTGATAGTCCTAAATCGAATTTAGAAGGACAAGAAAGAGGGCCGCAAGGCTATTTTGAAAGTAATTAG
- a CDS encoding FHA domain-containing protein: MAIVKCQNPQCDYFQKPVPEGDYCPFCGEPLPTKPSPSPPPPPPPVVQTPIVPPPPPPPPVVQTPIVPPPPPPPPVVQTPIVPPQETPPTVFEGSPFAYPTLKLIHTSGKEFMVISGQKAYIGRRGGQKKPHPEIDITDLPFSERVSRPHAHIFWDEQAKDFIIVDNQSTNGTVIDGDCLKPWHPYPLKNGAILELGREHHIQFTVEIR, from the coding sequence ATGGCTATTGTTAAATGTCAAAACCCCCAATGTGATTATTTTCAAAAACCAGTTCCTGAAGGTGATTATTGTCCCTTCTGTGGCGAACCATTACCGACTAAACCGTCTCCATCGCCCCCGCCGCCCCCACCGCCAGTAGTACAGACTCCGATTGTACCGCCCCCGCCGCCCCCACCGCCAGTAGTACAGACTCCGATTGTACCGCCCCCGCCCCCCCCACCGCCAGTAGTACAGACTCCGATTGTACCGCCCCAAGAGACACCCCCAACAGTCTTTGAAGGGAGTCCTTTTGCTTATCCCACCTTAAAATTGATTCACACATCAGGGAAAGAATTTATGGTCATTTCTGGACAAAAAGCCTATATTGGACGGAGAGGGGGACAAAAAAAACCGCATCCAGAGATTGATATTACCGATCTTCCTTTTTCTGAGAGGGTTTCCCGTCCTCATGCTCATATTTTTTGGGATGAACAGGCAAAAGATTTCATTATCGTGGATAATCAAAGTACCAATGGGACAGTAATTGACGGTGATTGTCTCAAACCTTGGCATCCTTATCCTCTTAAGAATGGGGCAATATTAGAATTGGGGAGAGAACATCACATTCAGTTTACGGTGGAAATTCGCTAA